The sequence GCGCTGGGTACTGTGGGGTTCACTCTGGCGGTGCTACCCAGCGTTACTGGTGTAAACCTGGTCTATGCATCGTTAATTGCATTTTTGCTTTCAGTGCCTCAAATAATAGTCTACACACTACTAACCACGTTAATACCGCGCACCGGTGGTGACTATGTCTGGCTAACCAGGGCATTCGGACCAAGGGCTGCCTGGCTCGTTAATGGCTTGGTCATGGCATTCGTAATACAGGCCCTGGCCTACTACGCACTTGTTGCCATAGCTGGCGTCTTTCAGCTTGAGTCTGTACTACCGATATTGGGTATAAATGCGTCTTTCAATACCTTGTCCATGATATCCATAGCCATCGCCCTTTTCGCCGTTATAGTCATAACAAACATATTGGGTACTAAGTACGGCATTAGGTTAATGACCGTACTAACCACCATATCGCTCATTGGGTTAATAATTACAGTGGTAATATTATTTATAACACCCAGGTCCATGGCCATTGCGGCAATTAATAAGTTACTACCCAGTGGCTACACATACTCATCACTCGCCAGTAGTTACAAGGGCCCTGAATTCACATTGAGCGGCGCGTTCATGGTGATACCATTCTTCGCGCTCTATGTTTATCCATGGTTAATGGCAGGACCAGCAATAGCATCTGAGATAAGGGGTAGGGGTGCCATTAAGTATAACGTGCCTGCGGCGGCCTTAATAACGATGGTAATGGCAACAATAGGCTTCGAAGCCCTTTACCGCTCGCTGGGTTTTAACTTCGTGACCGCCGCATTGTCCAACCCCAACATTAATGGTATCCTGAATTACTGGACCATTGCCATGGCCGTGTCAAGCAATAACGTGCTCAGTTGGATTATTGGTATATCATCAGTCACCTGGTACCTGGCAATACTGGCCTACGGCGCCATTGTGATTGTTAGGTATTGGTTTGCCCTTGCCCTTGATAGGGTTTGGCCGAGTTTCTTTGCGTATGTAAGTCCTAGGTTTGGAACGCCAATATACGCACATGCATTTGACCTGGCAATAACGGCAATGCTCATTGCGCTAACGGGCATATTCTACGGAACATTCACAGCACTATACGGAACTGAGGTTGGCCCACTGACATACTTAGCGTTGGTCGGCGTCGCCGCAGTCTTGATAGCCCTAAGGAAGAACAGGGAATTGAGTGGTGGGGTTAGGACCGCCCTTATTGTTTCTGGTATTCTTCAATTCCTCGTATTCATATTCCTCGACTATGAATTCCTAGCCTATCCACAGATTTGGGGCGGTAATTGGCTGGCCTACGGCGTTGAACTCGGCGCAGTAGTACTCGGTATTGCAGCCTATGTAATCGCAAGATCAATCTACCTAAAGAGGTATGGCATAGACATATCAGTAGCCTACGTGGAAATACCACCAGAGTGATTAGTGATGGATAAGGCCGACCTAATTATAAGGGCTAAGTACGTAATAACAATGGCAAATCCATTAATTATAGAGGATGGCGCCGTGGCCATAGATAATGGCCTAGTTAAGGCGGTGGGTAGGGCAAGCGACGTACTCAGCCAGTATAGGGGTGAGGGGGTCATTAATAGGGACAGGCACATCCTAATGCCGGGCCTCATTGACACCCACACACATACACAGCAGGTATTGCTCAGGTCTTTCATTAATGATGAGAGGCTTGCGCTACCGCCATTATGGACAAAGCTCCTAATACCATTCGAGGAATTACTCAATGATGACTTGACATACCTGTCATCACTTATGAGCGTCACTGCCATGGCCAAGAACGGCATCACATACTTCATTGAGGCTGGCGCACCGAGACCTAGGGAGTTGGTTAAGGCGATTAATGAGGTCGGTATTAGGGGTGTGGTTACGCCGTCGACCTTTAATGTACGTGGAGATGAAATCATCGATGCTGATGATGTCATACGTGGAATTGAGGAATTACTGCCGGAGGTTAATGATAAGGTTAGGGTGTGGTGTTCAATTAGGCAGGTAATGATGGTTACTGAAGACCTACTCCTCAAGGCAAAGGATTTCTGCCTAAATAGGGGATTGGGCATAACCTATCACTTGGGTGAGTACCAGGGCGAGGTCGATTACGCGCTCACTAAGTACGGTATTAGGCCCCTCGAAGTCTTCGATAAACTTGGCTTAACGCTAATAAGGCCTACGGTGATAGCACATGCCATTTATCTATCCAGTAGAGAAAGAACCATTATTAGGGATAGGGGGTTAGGCATTGCCTGGTGCCCAACGGTTGACTCAATAGCCATGGGTCCTCATTGGCTACCCATGTTTAATGACGTGTTGTTTGGCTTTGGAAGTGATGGCGGTGCATTCACAAGTCTCGATCTGTTGCACGAAACCAAGATCGCTAAAGCCGTGGGCAAGGCATTAACTGTGGGTATTACCTATGATAAGTCCTCCTTCAACTCCATTACAATGCTTAGGGCACTCACAGGCTGGGGTGGCCTATTAGTTGGGGATAATGTTGGGGCAATTAAGGAGGGATTTAAGGCTGATTTAATAACGCTTAGGCTTAATGATACCAGGGCATTACCTGCGTATGACCCTGTGGAGTCTGTGGTATCGTTTTTGGGTGGTCATGATGTTAATGATACGTTGGTAGGTGGTAGGTTTGTTGTTAGGGATGGTAAATTAATAAGTACTAATGAGGATGATATTATTGAGAAATTGTATGCGGTGATGCCTAGTGTTAATGAGAAATTGAACAACATGAAACACGGGCTTTTTAATCCCATTTTACATACATAAAATGTAAAGTATGATGAGGATTTAAAATTAAAATTAATAGGAATAATTAGTCCATGCATATGGTTTAGGTTTGCATTAATAACTGACGTAGAGCACATGACATGCTCTTCGTAGTAAGTTAGTTTTTTAAGGTCATTCTAACCAAACAGGCATAAGTATGGTATTGCTTAGAACAATACTATGTTGCATAGAGTTACTTATATTCAGTATCATAGCTGGATTACTTGGGTCACTAACAGGTTTGGGGGGTGGTACGGTATTAGTACCCCTACTTACATTGTTCCTGGGAATACCAATAGCCTATGCCGCTGGTGCATCGCTAATATCCACAATAGCCACCTCGAGCGGCGCAGCCAGTGCGTACATTAGGGATAAGATAACTAATGTCAGGATTGGCATGGGTCTCGAGATAGCCACTACGACAGGGTCAATAGTTGGTTCATTAACGGCAGCCTACATATATAGCCACAGCCTTGCGTGGATCGTCTACGTGGTCTTCGGCATAGTAATACTGACATCAATAATACCAACAGCCCAAAGGGGTAAGTATGAAATACCTGATCCGAGGAGGCCTGATCGAACCACGAAGATCTTTAAGCTGTACGGTAGTTACTACGATGACGCACTAAAGAGGGAGGTTAAGTATTGGGGTGTTCGTTGGTGGCTCGGCGAATTAATAATGTTCTTCGCAGGTTTCATCAGTGGGTTGTTGGGTATTGGTAGTGGTGCCCTTAAGGTCCTCGGGATGGACTGGGCCATGAATCTACCCATGAAGGTGAGCACAACAACGAGCAACTTCATGATAGGGGTAACGGCTGCCACGGGCAGTGCCCTGTACTGGTACTTCGGTTATATACAGCCGATGATGGCTGCCGTGACTGCCATCGGCGTCCTGATAGGGGCTATGAGTGGTACGAAGATACTGGTGAGGATTACGAATAAGCAGGTTAGGTGGGTCTTCCTGGCAATACTGGCTTTCCTAGGCATGGAGATGCTGCTTAAGGGCCTATATATGGACCACGTAATAACGATAGCCGTGACAACCCAATACCTATTGAGCGTAATCTTCACGGTCATAGTGATGACGATCCTCTATTACCGCTACGGCATATTAATGGCGAGAAAGGAGAGAAGGACCGCAATTAGGGGTGGTGGAAATGCCTAGGCAAGACATGGACTATGTGATTGGGCTTGCCCTTAGGTACGGTGTTATAATCAGCATAGCCCTAATACTAATTGGTGTTATACTCTTCCATGTTAAGGGTGAGGCCCTTGGGTGCAGCGAGACACTGATCATGAACCCAACATCCCCGGTAAACACCACAGTCATACCACCAATGTACGCATTATCCAGGCTACCTAACCTAGACCCTCTCTCGTTCATAATACTTGGGCTCATGGTCCTCATAGCGACCCCAGTGCTTAGGGTTGCCCTGGGTATTGCCTCCTTCGCAATGGAGAGGGATTGGCTCTACGTGTTCATAACCGTGGTGGTATTCATAAACCTAATGCTCGCCATATTCGTACTACCATCAATAATGCACCTACATGCAAATCCACAGTTACTCAAGTTACTCTGCCCATCCTCATAAAACCCCATCAAACTCTCTCAAAGGATACTATTATTGACGCCGTTATTATTAGGGCATAGGCTATTAACGTCAATGCCGTAGGCACTTGCCTAAAGAATAGGAGGCCCCAAATAGCTGCCAGTACAGGCTCCACCGTGGCTATAACCGAGGCCGTGGAAGCCCTCAACCTCGAAACCCCCATAGCGAAGAGCCTATAGGGTATCACCGTGGTAACTATACCCAAGTAAACACCCCACAAGGCCGGCCTAACTATTGGTCTCCAGTAACTCGTCATTATTGAGTAAGCAATTGCGGTTGGTGCAGTTATTATTAATGTATACGGCATTGCACCCAAGGAAACATCAGCCCCATCGCCCGCCTTGGCGAACCTCCTGGCAAGGGCTATGTATGAGCCGTAGGAAATTCCCGAGAGCAGACCCAGGAACACGCCGATAAGGCTTATTGAACCCCTAATTGTTTGAGCGCCAATTAATACAATCGCTATTATCACCAGGGAAACACCAATGACACCACGCCTACTGGGCCTCTCACCCATGCCGAGAGCCACCAGTGTTGCCCATAGCGGTGCCGTGTAAAGTAGGAAGGCTGCAAGGCCCACGCCGGCCGTTACAGCTGCCAGCGGGTACACCGAGAACAATACGCCGAGGGCTATGCCCGTTAATACGGAGGCCTTGTTAAAGACCCTCCGTATAAATAATGAGACCAGGGACGCGAATAAGGACCTAAATAACCCAAGCATAATTGGGTTCCTGCTATACACACTGGCCACGCCAATTGTTGACCAAAGCGCCGCGGCGGCCATTATGTAAAGTCCAGGCCACAAACCACCCCTACTGCTCACGGTACAGTGGGTGTAGGCATTCTTAATGAGTGTTACGCCCTCCGAGAAAGCACTAAGGCATCCCTAATAATGATTGAGTAAAGCCCAGATGATGATATGGCCACCGCGAATACGAAGCCCCACATCGCGAATGGTTGCTTAATCGCGTAGCTCAGGAGTACGCCTGAGATCGAGGATGCCATGGTCCTGCCCAGGCCAGTAATAAGTGAGTATAGGCCCATGTACCTACCCCTGGACCTTGGATCGGCTAGGGCGTTGGCTATGCTCTGCGATAACGGTGAAACAACCATCTCAGCCAGCGTTATGAAGAACATGCCCACAACGGCCCAGGCAAAGCCCGGTATGAAGGCCACCGCCAGGTAACTCACCCCGTAAATAACCATACCAAGTGAGATCAAGCTCGGCCTCCTTAAGTACCTGCCGATTATGTCCTGGAGGAAGACCACCAGTAACCCATTCTCCATGTAAAGCAGACCAACCTGAAAGGTGGTTAGGCCAACATGCATGTTGTAGTACGTTAACAGTGGAAAACCCAATTGGCCCATCACGAGGAATGTTAGGAAGGACGGTATTAGGAACAGCGCGAACGCCCTATTCACGTGGAACGTCAGCCCAGCCTCAGCCACATAATTGGGCTCTGGCAGGGTCATTAGTAATGGTAGGGCCATCAGTGGTATCACCGAGCCAAGGAGTATGAGTATTCTAAAGCCGTAAATCTCATAAAGCAGGCCGCCAATGGCCGGCCCTATCGCCCACCCGGCGTTAATCCCCACCCTAAGCCTACTGAAGTACTTAACAAGTGATGTGAATTCCCTGGCGTAGTCACCGACGATTGATGTGTTGGCCACTCCGTAGGTGTTGTTGAAGAATGATTGAATGAGGACCATCAAAACCACGGCAAGTGGTTTATTAATTACGTAGGCTATGATTAGGGCTATTGACGACACCACCGCCGAAATGGTCATTGTCCTGACCCTGCCGAGGAAGTCCGCCAGGTAGCCTCCAATTATGAAGGCTATTGAACTAATCACGGCCTGGGTTACGTAAAATAGGGAGACTAGGATTAGAGGTAGTTTGTAGTATTGGAATAGTGCGAATCCCGTGAATGACCAAAGCAGTGAACTGCCCAGGGATCGGACGGCGCCAATCAGAGCCAATCTATTGCTGAGCTCCATTTAGTTGGCATGCCTGTTGGTGTTCTCTTATTAAATTATTCCACAAAACGCTCACTTTTTAAGCTCGCATGTTAATTAATGCGTTGTGCCTGGTTTATTACCAGTGCTTTTGGCGATACTCGTGGCAATTTCTAACAGCACCACTTATCAAGAGGTGAATCCATTGATTAATAATTATGGCATAGTCACTTATCCCATGGATTACGCGGTCATTTACGATCACGTGATTGGGGCGGGAACCTACATGATGATGATAACGCCAGAAAACTACTACTCAGTGGGTATCTATGGTCCTGGACCTGTGGGTCTTTACTTGATGTCAAGTGCCAAGGTGCTTCTCCTGGTGCTTAATACCCAGGAGTATGGGGAGTTAAGGACTGGTAATATCACGGGTTCATTGTTTGGGTATTATGGGTCACTGCTTAATGAGACCATTGAACTACCGGAGGGCCCGTACTACATTGTCGTTATTAATAATGGGTCATCTACAGTCCAGGCAGAGCTCGCTGTAATCCAGCAATACCCAACACCGCTCATCAATGCGCCAATAGGCATTGTTGATTACGGGCTAATGCCAGCGCAGATGGGTTACGTACCATACTCCTACGTAACCAATGAATTCCTAGGCAGGGTTCAGATGATGAATGCCAAGGTTGAACCATTAACCAATTGCTCATTACTACCGCCCAACATATTCTCTGTTCAGTTAAATACCGTGCTGGAACTAAAAACAAATAACGGGATGCAGTATTACTGGGTCCAGGATGTCCTCCTAATTGATCCTCAGAATGAAACTTTGGCGCCATTAGTTAATGTTTGGAATATGAGTAGTGCCAGGATGGTCATGGATCCACTGTACGTAGTTGGGCATGGTCTTCTCATCAACAACGAGACATACGCCTACATGGGTAACTGGACGCCATTTCAAATGCCCCTATCAATAAACCTGTCAATAATAACCAATAGGACTATCAATGGGTTTCCCGAGGTGCTTCTTGGTTACTCAATGGATGGTGTGAATTTCCTCATTGATAATGTAACGCTATTGCTAAGTCCCTCCTGGGGACCCTACCTTGTGGTTAATGGATCCAGCTACTCACCGTTGGGCTACTTGGTGGATGCAGAGCTTGTGATCGGTGGACCTGGCTGTGGCGCCACGGTCATTGCAAGGGAATTGAATTTGTCAATGTCCCTGTATTATCGAGACAGGGTTGGTGATTTAATCCCGGTCCCAAGCGC is a genomic window of Vulcanisaeta souniana JCM 11219 containing:
- a CDS encoding APC family permease yields the protein METKQGVFLRESTGLVKEAGFWDAVSINIANMSIGAALGTVGFTLAVLPSVTGVNLVYASLIAFLLSVPQIIVYTLLTTLIPRTGGDYVWLTRAFGPRAAWLVNGLVMAFVIQALAYYALVAIAGVFQLESVLPILGINASFNTLSMISIAIALFAVIVITNILGTKYGIRLMTVLTTISLIGLIITVVILFITPRSMAIAAINKLLPSGYTYSSLASSYKGPEFTLSGAFMVIPFFALYVYPWLMAGPAIASEIRGRGAIKYNVPAAALITMVMATIGFEALYRSLGFNFVTAALSNPNINGILNYWTIAMAVSSNNVLSWIIGISSVTWYLAILAYGAIVIVRYWFALALDRVWPSFFAYVSPRFGTPIYAHAFDLAITAMLIALTGIFYGTFTALYGTEVGPLTYLALVGVAAVLIALRKNRELSGGVRTALIVSGILQFLVFIFLDYEFLAYPQIWGGNWLAYGVELGAVVLGIAAYVIARSIYLKRYGIDISVAYVEIPPE
- a CDS encoding amidohydrolase family protein, yielding MDKADLIIRAKYVITMANPLIIEDGAVAIDNGLVKAVGRASDVLSQYRGEGVINRDRHILMPGLIDTHTHTQQVLLRSFINDERLALPPLWTKLLIPFEELLNDDLTYLSSLMSVTAMAKNGITYFIEAGAPRPRELVKAINEVGIRGVVTPSTFNVRGDEIIDADDVIRGIEELLPEVNDKVRVWCSIRQVMMVTEDLLLKAKDFCLNRGLGITYHLGEYQGEVDYALTKYGIRPLEVFDKLGLTLIRPTVIAHAIYLSSRERTIIRDRGLGIAWCPTVDSIAMGPHWLPMFNDVLFGFGSDGGAFTSLDLLHETKIAKAVGKALTVGITYDKSSFNSITMLRALTGWGGLLVGDNVGAIKEGFKADLITLRLNDTRALPAYDPVESVVSFLGGHDVNDTLVGGRFVVRDGKLISTNEDDIIEKLYAVMPSVNEKLNNMKHGLFNPILHT
- a CDS encoding sulfite exporter TauE/SafE family protein; translation: MVLLRTILCCIELLIFSIIAGLLGSLTGLGGGTVLVPLLTLFLGIPIAYAAGASLISTIATSSGAASAYIRDKITNVRIGMGLEIATTTGSIVGSLTAAYIYSHSLAWIVYVVFGIVILTSIIPTAQRGKYEIPDPRRPDRTTKIFKLYGSYYDDALKREVKYWGVRWWLGELIMFFAGFISGLLGIGSGALKVLGMDWAMNLPMKVSTTTSNFMIGVTAATGSALYWYFGYIQPMMAAVTAIGVLIGAMSGTKILVRITNKQVRWVFLAILAFLGMEMLLKGLYMDHVITIAVTTQYLLSVIFTVIVMTILYYRYGILMARKERRTAIRGGGNA
- a CDS encoding DUF1634 domain-containing protein, encoding MPRQDMDYVIGLALRYGVIISIALILIGVILFHVKGEALGCSETLIMNPTSPVNTTVIPPMYALSRLPNLDPLSFIILGLMVLIATPVLRVALGIASFAMERDWLYVFITVVVFINLMLAIFVLPSIMHLHANPQLLKLLCPSS
- a CDS encoding EamA family transporter: MSSRGGLWPGLYIMAAAALWSTIGVASVYSRNPIMLGLFRSLFASLVSLFIRRVFNKASVLTGIALGVLFSVYPLAAVTAGVGLAAFLLYTAPLWATLVALGMGERPSRRGVIGVSLVIIAIVLIGAQTIRGSISLIGVFLGLLSGISYGSYIALARRFAKAGDGADVSLGAMPYTLIITAPTAIAYSIMTSYWRPIVRPALWGVYLGIVTTVIPYRLFAMGVSRLRASTASVIATVEPVLAAIWGLLFFRQVPTALTLIAYALIITASIIVSFERV
- a CDS encoding MFS transporter translates to MELSNRLALIGAVRSLGSSLLWSFTGFALFQYYKLPLILVSLFYVTQAVISSIAFIIGGYLADFLGRVRTMTISAVVSSIALIIAYVINKPLAVVLMVLIQSFFNNTYGVANTSIVGDYAREFTSLVKYFSRLRVGINAGWAIGPAIGGLLYEIYGFRILILLGSVIPLMALPLLMTLPEPNYVAEAGLTFHVNRAFALFLIPSFLTFLVMGQLGFPLLTYYNMHVGLTTFQVGLLYMENGLLVVFLQDIIGRYLRRPSLISLGMVIYGVSYLAVAFIPGFAWAVVGMFFITLAEMVVSPLSQSIANALADPRSRGRYMGLYSLITGLGRTMASSISGVLLSYAIKQPFAMWGFVFAVAISSSGLYSIIIRDALVLSRRA
- a CDS encoding thermopsin, translated to MPGLLPVLLAILVAISNSTTYQEVNPLINNYGIVTYPMDYAVIYDHVIGAGTYMMMITPENYYSVGIYGPGPVGLYLMSSAKVLLLVLNTQEYGELRTGNITGSLFGYYGSLLNETIELPEGPYYIVVINNGSSTVQAELAVIQQYPTPLINAPIGIVDYGLMPAQMGYVPYSYVTNEFLGRVQMMNAKVEPLTNCSLLPPNIFSVQLNTVLELKTNNGMQYYWVQDVLLIDPQNETLAPLVNVWNMSSARMVMDPLYVVGHGLLINNETYAYMGNWTPFQMPLSINLSIITNRTINGFPEVLLGYSMDGVNFLIDNVTLLLSPSWGPYLVVNGSSYSPLGYLVDAELVIGGPGCGATVIARELNLSMSLYYRDRVGDLIPVPSAWSFGSDTGETVVNARDTVVSPGYVHITTGYEYLGPLVNSDYLAFLILNDYLVGNKSFVSVSLPLPIGSRALLTSLTEVYLDNNTLLRFAGLLVNNEYVNSTELSLTINQTYVVNYVWVRYYRLQVIDEANLLTNLSGWYNEDSIVSITVPRPVIYLGNDTRLVFAGFITNATHYVVTNDTLILLVDRPITVIINWSREYNASLSLYTVNGVYVTTKHLGWIMSSEELTNVSIGSATYTLRTPLLITGVSNTAVLNAKYGSLTVRDALGLPIPFVQVVIKCDDQEITGVTNAYGATQELLIPTNASCVVKAPPIGYYSIALILTFILLVVIIYYALHHSKAT